A genomic region of Streptosporangium lutulentum contains the following coding sequences:
- a CDS encoding GntR family transcriptional regulator, protein MSLESVPPKYAQLVQALQRRIESGDYPPGSLLPSENQLINEFGVSRPTVVAALRVLREQGWIDSQQGKGRFVRGRPAMTTMEQPRPGQAYLTGAETRSTGEVLEAAALAAPNRIAALLGIAPKSKAFLRRRLVSRDGEPAEIVSVWLPLELSEGTDLTSAEPLPEGLGEHLRSRKGVRFDHIVEQITARMPTPEEIKRLGMPKNVPLLGVYAAVRDAAGHALVVVEVLLPADRHELEDAYPIG, encoded by the coding sequence ATGTCACTAGAGTCCGTGCCGCCGAAGTATGCCCAGCTTGTCCAGGCCCTTCAACGGCGCATCGAGTCGGGGGACTACCCTCCGGGCTCGCTCCTGCCCAGCGAGAACCAGCTGATCAACGAGTTCGGCGTCTCCCGGCCCACCGTGGTCGCCGCACTACGCGTACTGCGCGAACAAGGCTGGATCGACTCCCAGCAGGGCAAGGGCCGCTTCGTCCGCGGACGCCCGGCGATGACCACGATGGAACAACCCCGCCCCGGACAGGCATACCTGACCGGCGCCGAGACCCGCTCTACGGGTGAGGTACTGGAAGCTGCGGCACTGGCCGCACCCAACCGGATCGCCGCTCTCCTCGGCATCGCCCCGAAGAGCAAGGCATTCCTGCGCCGGCGTCTGGTCAGCCGTGATGGCGAACCGGCTGAGATCGTTTCGGTGTGGTTGCCGCTGGAGCTGTCGGAGGGCACCGACCTGACCAGCGCGGAACCGCTGCCCGAGGGGTTGGGGGAGCATCTGCGCTCGCGTAAGGGGGTGCGCTTCGATCACATCGTGGAACAGATCACCGCGCGCATGCCTACCCCCGAGGAGATCAAGCGGCTCGGCATGCCGAAGAACGTCCCGCTGCTGGGCGTCTATGCGGCGGTGCGCGATGCGGCCGGCCACGCCCTGGTCGTCGTCGAGGTGCTGCTTCCGGCCGATCGCCACGAGTTGGAGGATGCCTATCCGATCGGTTAG
- a CDS encoding FtsK/SpoIIIE domain-containing protein, whose protein sequence is MFKKLPGDEAQHLVSTTPDTAVVFRPAVVQTPAIITIVIFAWRLLAGLVRLLWRHPIASAAIAAPCALAWLVGWQWGVALVVLALVGLTAWRVADRPSFLRLVGWRLLAWWRLTWIYRRHWQPVMFISGLGRHLKGRDYLPHLVGVRCTSWADLVTVKMLTGQSVTDWSDRIENLAHGFGATSCRVTVARPGRLLLAFPRRDPLAVPLPALPIPAVASVGPVEIGKREDGTPWRLKVHGTHVLVAGATGAGKGSIIWSAIRGLLPAMRAGLVQIWALDPKLMELSFGRDLFDRYAADPAACADLLEDAVKVMQERAGRFAGIQRNHIPTVDDPFVLVVVDEVAFLTAYQSDKGLKVRISAALATLTTQGRAVGVGVLAALQDPRKDVLSIRNLFPDKIALRLDESEQVDMVLGDGARDRGALADLISPQPDLGAGIAYARLETSPEPMRARASYVSDADIRAMAAAFTANTLPLPLTGEVAR, encoded by the coding sequence ATGTTCAAAAAACTGCCTGGAGACGAGGCGCAACACCTCGTCTCCACCACCCCCGACACCGCTGTGGTGTTTCGCCCGGCCGTGGTCCAGACCCCGGCGATCATCACCATCGTCATCTTCGCCTGGCGACTGCTGGCCGGCCTCGTACGGCTACTCTGGCGCCACCCGATCGCCTCGGCCGCCATCGCCGCCCCCTGCGCGCTGGCCTGGCTGGTCGGCTGGCAATGGGGCGTGGCTCTGGTCGTCCTGGCGCTCGTCGGCCTCACCGCCTGGCGCGTGGCCGACCGTCCCTCATTCCTGCGGCTGGTCGGCTGGCGGCTGCTGGCCTGGTGGCGGCTCACCTGGATCTACCGGCGGCACTGGCAACCGGTGATGTTCATCTCCGGCCTCGGCCGCCACCTCAAGGGCCGCGACTACCTGCCCCACCTCGTCGGTGTCCGGTGCACCTCCTGGGCCGACCTGGTCACGGTGAAGATGCTCACCGGCCAATCAGTCACCGACTGGTCCGACCGCATCGAGAACCTCGCCCACGGGTTCGGCGCGACCTCCTGCCGGGTCACCGTCGCTCGGCCGGGCCGCCTGCTGCTGGCCTTTCCCCGGCGTGATCCGCTGGCCGTCCCCTTACCGGCCCTGCCGATTCCCGCGGTGGCCTCGGTCGGGCCGGTCGAGATCGGCAAGCGCGAGGACGGCACCCCGTGGCGGCTCAAAGTCCACGGCACGCACGTTCTGGTCGCCGGGGCTACCGGGGCGGGCAAGGGCTCAATCATCTGGTCGGCCATCCGGGGCCTGCTGCCTGCGATGCGCGCGGGCCTGGTCCAGATCTGGGCACTGGATCCCAAGCTGATGGAGCTGTCCTTCGGCCGTGACCTGTTCGACCGCTACGCCGCCGATCCGGCCGCCTGCGCCGACCTTCTGGAAGACGCGGTCAAGGTCATGCAAGAGCGGGCGGGCCGCTTCGCCGGCATCCAACGCAACCACATCCCCACCGTGGATGATCCGTTCGTCCTGGTGGTGGTCGACGAGGTGGCGTTCCTAACCGCCTACCAATCCGACAAGGGCCTCAAGGTCCGTATCTCGGCCGCGTTGGCCACGCTCACCACCCAAGGGCGCGCGGTCGGGGTCGGCGTGCTGGCCGCTCTCCAGGACCCGCGAAAAGACGTGCTGAGCATCCGCAACCTGTTCCCCGACAAGATCGCGCTACGGCTGGATGAGTCCGAACAGGTGGACATGGTCCTCGGCGACGGCGCACGCGATAGGGGAGCGCTGGCCGACCTGATCTCCCCTCAGCCGGACCTCGGCGCGGGCATCGCCTACGCCCGGTTGGAGACCTCGCCGGAGCCGATGCGCGCCCGTGCCAGCTACGTCTCCGACGCCGACATCCGCGCCATGGCCGCCGCCTTCACCGCGAACACCCTGCCCTTACCGCTGACGGGTGAGGTGGCCCGATGA
- a CDS encoding P-loop ATPase, Sll1717 family, whose product MDRLFFGYSTKPEVLRETLASVAAQLSSSDLVTESLTWEDLQVDGRLIINEVESAIDNCTIGIFDLTSMNHNVLFELGLAIGKSKKVLIVRDSQDKDAEKRWRDFALLTTTGYIGYANSEELTYKIASSIEKASTPLLDDLLGGSSESYEESRLLYIPSGKRDEPSHMLDRTLKLYKKYSIEQLDLSEYGSAPLAWFAEEVHKSHAAIFHLTPSRAYLAEIWNPRVSLLAGLARGLSRDVLLVTERQEETAIDYRDLAIRYSATREIRKGIEAWMENIRLPDSRPASRVRKHLSMGLESLQFGNHVAESDKSGLDRYFVETRDYKDVLEARAVIFSGRKGTGKTANMLQAAQTLQQDARNLVCVIKPASYELDGLIEILQKLNPKHLEDYLIEGFWKYLIYTEIAIRAIDEAERMPAGIAVGSPLDDLRSCIEEKHGGLEASFAVRLDILTESLKGWLDADLAVIGVQNARNQINSALFGGTLKELRRLLGAALARRERVALLIDNLDKAWENGADLDLLSRLLLGLLSTIGRITDEFHREKSAKNPVNVSLTVFIRSDIFAYVRNHAREPDKIVVSEIEWRDKDLLARVLEDRFWDSRKKGSPEDLWTMLFQKKIRGIDSKEYVLSRVQPRPRDLVFFANAAVSRAANARHALVTEEDVLEAERSYSLFAYEALLVEGIAASLDLEPILFEFAGEPAILELAQIRELLQSNAKDEKAIDSILSILRRHGFIGIETSRGVFDYYGTPGEMRRAEVLARKLEKSSGKQARFEIHPAYRPYLEIRE is encoded by the coding sequence ATGGACCGTCTTTTCTTTGGCTACAGCACGAAGCCCGAAGTCCTACGTGAGACGTTGGCCAGCGTTGCAGCACAACTATCCTCAAGCGATCTCGTAACTGAGTCTCTTACGTGGGAAGACCTTCAGGTAGATGGCCGACTCATCATAAATGAAGTCGAAAGCGCGATTGATAATTGCACAATTGGAATATTTGACCTGACCAGCATGAACCACAACGTTCTCTTTGAATTGGGCCTTGCGATTGGAAAAAGTAAGAAAGTTTTAATCGTGCGGGACTCTCAAGACAAAGATGCAGAGAAGAGATGGCGTGACTTTGCCCTCCTAACTACTACAGGATATATTGGCTACGCAAACTCGGAAGAGCTTACTTATAAAATAGCTTCTTCCATAGAAAAAGCCTCAACTCCACTTCTGGATGATTTGCTAGGTGGATCCTCCGAATCATACGAGGAATCGCGACTGCTATACATCCCCAGTGGAAAGCGAGACGAGCCATCACATATGCTCGATCGAACTCTCAAGCTATACAAAAAGTATTCAATTGAACAGCTTGATCTGTCCGAGTATGGTAGCGCCCCGTTAGCATGGTTTGCAGAAGAAGTGCATAAGTCGCATGCCGCTATTTTCCACCTAACTCCCTCGCGAGCCTATCTTGCTGAAATATGGAATCCGAGGGTGTCTCTTCTGGCGGGTTTGGCTCGAGGGCTCAGTAGGGACGTTCTCCTGGTAACCGAACGCCAGGAAGAGACTGCGATCGACTATCGAGACTTGGCGATTAGATACTCAGCAACACGAGAGATACGTAAGGGCATCGAGGCCTGGATGGAAAACATCCGCCTCCCTGATTCTCGACCGGCATCGAGAGTCCGGAAACATTTGTCGATGGGGCTAGAATCTCTACAATTCGGGAACCATGTTGCGGAATCCGATAAATCCGGACTCGATAGATATTTTGTAGAAACGCGAGATTACAAGGATGTTCTAGAAGCGCGAGCTGTAATTTTCAGTGGCCGAAAGGGAACTGGGAAAACGGCCAATATGCTACAGGCGGCTCAAACACTTCAGCAGGATGCTCGCAATCTCGTATGTGTTATAAAGCCTGCAAGTTATGAGCTGGATGGTCTCATTGAGATACTTCAAAAGCTAAATCCGAAGCATCTCGAAGACTATCTAATAGAGGGTTTCTGGAAATATCTCATCTATACCGAAATAGCCATACGTGCCATAGATGAGGCAGAACGAATGCCTGCCGGCATTGCTGTTGGGTCCCCACTAGATGATCTCCGAAGCTGTATTGAAGAGAAGCACGGCGGTCTCGAAGCGAGCTTCGCCGTGCGTCTCGATATTTTGACAGAATCACTGAAGGGCTGGCTCGATGCCGATCTAGCTGTTATTGGTGTGCAGAATGCTCGCAATCAAATCAACTCAGCACTATTCGGAGGCACGCTTAAAGAACTGCGGCGGCTTCTAGGCGCCGCTCTCGCGAGGCGAGAAAGAGTGGCTCTCTTGATCGACAACCTCGATAAGGCATGGGAAAATGGCGCAGACCTTGATCTGCTCTCTCGCCTGCTCCTGGGATTATTGTCTACGATTGGTCGAATAACAGACGAATTCCATCGCGAAAAGTCAGCCAAGAATCCAGTCAACGTGTCGCTCACTGTGTTTATTCGAAGCGATATTTTTGCGTATGTGCGCAACCATGCCAGAGAGCCTGATAAGATCGTTGTTTCGGAGATAGAATGGCGCGATAAGGATCTCCTAGCTCGAGTCCTTGAGGATAGATTCTGGGATTCTCGGAAAAAAGGCAGTCCAGAAGATCTGTGGACCATGCTATTTCAAAAAAAGATCCGCGGCATCGACTCCAAAGAATACGTACTGTCACGGGTGCAGCCTCGTCCTAGAGACCTAGTTTTTTTCGCGAATGCAGCTGTCAGTCGTGCCGCTAACGCTCGACATGCGCTCGTGACTGAGGAGGATGTCCTCGAAGCTGAGCGATCCTACAGCCTGTTCGCGTATGAGGCGCTCTTAGTGGAAGGGATTGCGGCATCGCTCGATCTTGAGCCTATACTTTTTGAGTTTGCAGGAGAACCTGCCATTCTAGAACTTGCCCAGATCAGAGAGCTCTTACAGTCCAACGCGAAAGATGAGAAAGCCATCGATTCCATCCTCAGTATTCTTCGTAGGCATGGATTCATTGGCATCGAGACTAGTCGAGGTGTTTTCGACTACTACGGAACGCCTGGAGAAATGCGGCGAGCAGAAGTCTTGGCGCGCAAATTGGAGAAATCTTCCGGAAAGCAAGCGCGATTTGAGATTCATCCAGCCTATCGCCCTTATCTAGAGATACGCGAATAG
- a CDS encoding DUF6461 domain-containing protein, translating to MITPPGDYAWFADSDLAEAYSFIFVRGLTPEQLIARMGGRAEDFSWMTLYESGDAGARYDYKTEFVAVTTVGDWAFVAQYNSWLGANDEFIVPLSAGTRLVSLYHLDIKGLEEFRWVEDGETRFAFWAQDGFSEVPDELVETMEQLDRDYGEHKWELYRGPGLILIESLTGIKLTPQILEGSAYLSGVISKPPTTT from the coding sequence ATGATCACGCCCCCTGGTGACTATGCCTGGTTCGCCGACTCCGATCTCGCGGAGGCTTACAGCTTCATCTTCGTCCGGGGGCTCACACCCGAGCAGCTCATAGCCCGGATGGGTGGTCGAGCAGAAGACTTCTCCTGGATGACGCTCTATGAGTCGGGCGACGCCGGCGCCCGCTACGACTACAAGACCGAGTTCGTCGCGGTGACGACCGTCGGTGACTGGGCGTTCGTCGCGCAGTACAACAGTTGGCTCGGCGCCAACGACGAATTCATCGTGCCGCTGTCGGCGGGCACCCGCCTGGTCTCCCTCTACCACCTCGACATTAAGGGCCTGGAGGAGTTCCGCTGGGTGGAGGACGGGGAGACCCGGTTCGCTTTCTGGGCCCAGGACGGCTTCTCCGAGGTTCCCGACGAACTCGTGGAGACCATGGAGCAGCTCGATCGCGACTACGGGGAGCACAAGTGGGAGCTCTACCGGGGGCCAGGGCTCATCCTGATCGAGAGCCTCACCGGGATCAAGCTCACCCCCCAGATCCTGGAGGGGTCCGCTTACCTATCCGGAGTCATCTCCAAGCCGCCGACCACCACGTGA
- a CDS encoding DUF4231 domain-containing protein, translating into MNKFNPSLEDTPSLYRAADSASTSGQRRFLHATKTRLILLSLAAASAITSWRVGGTEVLALVSAVAFAGALIAEIYLALTKPEKLWYEGRAVAESAKTLMWRFMVGGAALGIKEPKLAAEDHLLSRYREIANDLPGLELIPTVGLSDQITEYMRKVRALHLKERMRYYIKGRLDNQIDWYGQRSRWNRKHATIWVTLLLMLELAGLIAAILRATGMLPIDIMGILSAVAAGGIAWVQAKQYQALAAAYAVAYHELAIIKTGASKVLSEEAWATYVAAAEDAISREHTLWRASRPFA; encoded by the coding sequence TTGAACAAGTTTAACCCCTCATTAGAGGATACGCCATCCCTGTATCGTGCTGCTGACTCAGCATCAACTAGCGGCCAACGACGGTTCCTCCATGCTACTAAAACTAGGTTGATCCTATTATCCTTAGCGGCAGCATCCGCGATAACTAGTTGGCGAGTTGGGGGCACTGAAGTATTAGCGTTAGTATCTGCAGTAGCATTCGCCGGAGCCCTTATCGCAGAAATATATCTCGCACTGACGAAGCCCGAGAAATTATGGTATGAAGGGCGAGCTGTTGCCGAGTCAGCGAAAACGCTAATGTGGCGTTTCATGGTAGGTGGTGCGGCGCTAGGAATAAAAGAGCCCAAGCTAGCTGCAGAAGACCATCTTCTAAGCAGATACCGAGAGATTGCAAATGACCTGCCCGGCCTAGAGCTAATCCCTACCGTAGGACTATCGGATCAAATAACTGAATATATGCGCAAGGTTAGGGCCTTGCACCTGAAAGAACGCATGCGATACTACATAAAAGGACGACTTGATAATCAGATAGATTGGTACGGCCAACGGTCCAGATGGAACCGCAAACATGCGACTATATGGGTGACGTTATTGCTCATGCTAGAGCTAGCGGGACTAATCGCGGCGATCCTTAGAGCTACCGGAATGCTCCCGATCGATATCATGGGGATTCTCTCCGCGGTAGCTGCTGGCGGGATAGCGTGGGTGCAAGCGAAACAATATCAGGCACTTGCAGCAGCATACGCTGTTGCTTATCATGAGTTGGCCATCATCAAGACAGGCGCTTCAAAGGTTCTTTCTGAAGAGGCTTGGGCAACTTACGTGGCCGCAGCCGAAGATGCCATCTCGCGTGAGCATACTTTGTGGCGCGCATCGAGACCCTTCGCCTAA
- a CDS encoding IS3 family transposase, protein MSVAAFIRSQKTEHGISHVTSCRALGVSPSWFYKWKDRAPTPRQQRRADLDEAIAEHFTASGGTYGSPRIARDLREEGWRISVNTVAARMAELGLVARVRRRPRSPTRQGRRPAAPDLMHRQFTSVAPDVLWCGDVTEIITDEGKLYLATVEDLFSRRLLGYAMSEHHDAALTVASLQMAVATRGGGVDGVIFHSDRGSEYTAAAYQAACHRSGVVQSMGRVGCALDNAAAEAFNSTVKVEFVYRHRFRTRAEARLRVATWIADFYNTRRRHSANDGLPPITFERQMMEKRQASLALVRAAVA, encoded by the coding sequence GTGAGCGTGGCGGCCTTCATCCGCTCCCAGAAGACCGAGCACGGCATCAGCCACGTCACCTCCTGCCGGGCGCTGGGGGTCTCGCCGTCCTGGTTCTACAAGTGGAAGGACCGCGCCCCGACGCCGCGACAGCAACGGCGCGCCGATCTGGACGAAGCGATCGCAGAGCATTTCACCGCCTCCGGTGGCACCTACGGCTCGCCGCGCATCGCTCGTGACCTGCGCGAGGAGGGGTGGAGGATCTCGGTCAACACGGTCGCGGCGCGGATGGCCGAGCTCGGCCTGGTCGCCCGGGTGCGCCGCAGGCCACGTTCGCCGACCCGTCAGGGCCGGCGGCCGGCCGCGCCGGACCTGATGCACCGCCAATTCACCTCGGTCGCACCCGATGTCCTGTGGTGCGGCGACGTCACCGAGATCATCACCGATGAGGGCAAGCTGTATCTCGCCACGGTCGAAGACCTGTTCTCCCGGCGGCTGCTGGGCTATGCGATGAGCGAGCACCATGATGCCGCACTGACGGTCGCGTCCTTACAGATGGCGGTCGCGACACGGGGCGGCGGAGTGGACGGAGTGATCTTCCATTCGGATCGCGGGTCGGAATACACCGCGGCGGCCTACCAGGCGGCCTGCCACCGCAGCGGGGTGGTGCAGTCGATGGGCCGGGTCGGCTGCGCACTGGATAACGCCGCCGCTGAGGCGTTCAACAGCACGGTGAAGGTCGAGTTCGTGTACCGGCACCGGTTCCGGACCAGGGCCGAGGCCCGGTTGAGGGTCGCGACCTGGATCGCGGATTTCTATAACACGCGCAGGCGGCACAGCGCCAACGATGGGCTGCCGCCCATCACCTTCGAGCGTCAGATGATGGAGAAAAGGCAAGCGTCATTGGCCCTGGTGAGGGCTGCTGTGGCATAG
- the istA gene encoding IS21 family transposase, whose amino-acid sequence MKSSGEVMDIIAAYREVGTYRGAAQICGTTHKTVRRIIERSLTGNKPTCRKRREHNFDAVTELVAGKVQATAGKISAKRLLPLAQAAGYTGSARNLRRLVASAKKTWRRDHHRGRRPAIWTPGEMLVIDWGDAGGGLHVFCAVLAWSRIRFVRFADNQRAATTLAMLAECFEELGGVPKAVLADRMGCLKGGVVANKVIPTADYVRLATHYAFRPDWCEAADPESKGIVENLVGYAKRDLIAPHAPFDDLTAANVAARQWCAEVNAVPHSEICAIPVERLAAERELLSALPSLRPAIGKAPATRKVDKLSCVRFGSARYSVPTRLIGAAVAVVEADGRLLVSDLATGEIVAEHVPVAPGEAAVTDAHYGGPRPAPRRPARPRTEAEKTFLGLGPVAEAFLAASAASGNTRLAADLEELAALRAAHGEAALLSALERAVAFRRWRAEDVRSILAAGAGTAQPCPAGEALVLELPQVPTRPLSAYTLDKLNQIGQVS is encoded by the coding sequence ATGAAATCTTCGGGGGAAGTCATGGACATCATCGCCGCCTACCGCGAGGTAGGCACCTATCGCGGGGCCGCGCAGATATGCGGCACCACGCACAAGACCGTCAGACGCATCATCGAGCGCTCCCTGACCGGCAACAAGCCGACCTGCCGCAAACGCCGTGAACACAACTTCGACGCGGTCACCGAACTGGTAGCCGGCAAGGTGCAGGCCACCGCGGGGAAGATCTCGGCCAAGCGGCTGCTGCCGCTGGCCCAGGCCGCCGGGTATACCGGATCGGCGCGTAACCTGCGGCGTCTGGTCGCATCAGCGAAGAAGACCTGGCGGCGCGATCACCATCGCGGGCGGCGTCCGGCGATCTGGACGCCGGGCGAGATGCTGGTCATCGACTGGGGGGACGCCGGCGGTGGGTTGCACGTGTTCTGCGCGGTGCTGGCCTGGTCCAGGATCCGGTTCGTGCGCTTCGCCGACAACCAGCGGGCCGCCACCACCCTGGCCATGCTGGCTGAATGCTTCGAAGAACTCGGCGGGGTGCCCAAAGCGGTGCTGGCCGATCGGATGGGCTGCCTGAAGGGCGGCGTGGTCGCCAACAAGGTCATCCCGACCGCCGATTACGTCCGCTTGGCGACGCACTACGCCTTTCGGCCGGACTGGTGCGAGGCCGCTGATCCCGAATCGAAGGGGATCGTGGAGAACCTGGTCGGCTATGCCAAGCGTGACCTGATTGCACCGCACGCCCCGTTCGATGATCTGACGGCGGCCAACGTCGCGGCGCGGCAGTGGTGCGCCGAGGTCAACGCGGTGCCGCACTCGGAGATCTGCGCGATCCCGGTCGAGCGACTGGCCGCTGAGCGCGAGTTGCTGAGCGCGCTGCCGTCGCTGCGGCCCGCGATCGGCAAGGCGCCGGCCACCCGCAAGGTCGACAAACTCTCATGCGTGCGCTTCGGCTCGGCCCGCTACTCGGTGCCGACCCGGCTGATCGGCGCCGCCGTCGCCGTCGTGGAGGCCGACGGGCGGCTGCTGGTCTCGGACCTGGCCACCGGTGAGATCGTCGCCGAGCACGTCCCGGTCGCTCCCGGCGAGGCAGCGGTCACCGACGCACACTACGGCGGTCCCCGGCCCGCACCACGCCGCCCCGCCCGGCCCAGGACCGAGGCGGAGAAGACCTTCCTGGGACTCGGCCCGGTCGCGGAGGCGTTCTTGGCAGCCTCGGCCGCCTCCGGCAACACCCGCCTGGCCGCTGACTTGGAGGAGCTGGCCGCACTGCGTGCCGCGCACGGCGAAGCGGCCCTGCTGTCGGCGCTGGAGCGCGCAGTCGCTTTTCGCCGCTGGCGGGCCGAGGACGTGCGCTCGATCTTGGCCGCTGGAGCCGGAACCGCGCAGCCCTGCCCGGCCGGAGAGGCCCTCGTTTTGGAGCTGCCGCAGGTGCCGACCCGGCCGCTGTCGGCCTATACCCTCGACAAGCTCAACCAGATCGGGCAGGTGTCATGA
- the istB gene encoding IS21-like element helper ATPase IstB — MTAPALPPLAADLDGGLRRLKLSTIRALAPELLLTARTQRWNPEEFLRTLIDAELAARDASNARMRMKAAAFPVIKTIEEFDVAASSIPRATFDYLASLEWVRAAENYCAVGPAGTGKSHSLIAFGVAAIQAGYKVRYFTAAELVETLYRGLADNSVGRVIENLLRADLVVIDEVGFAPLDDTGTQLLFRFVAAAYERRALGIGSHWPFDQWGRFLPEHTTAVSLLDRLLHHSIVVVTEGESFRMRQARIRGPGRPTMK, encoded by the coding sequence ATGACCGCGCCCGCTCTTCCGCCACTGGCCGCCGACCTCGATGGCGGGCTGCGCCGTCTGAAGCTGTCAACGATCCGGGCTCTGGCACCGGAGCTGCTCCTCACTGCCCGCACGCAACGGTGGAACCCCGAGGAGTTCCTGCGCACGCTCATCGATGCCGAGCTGGCTGCTCGGGATGCCTCCAACGCCCGAATGAGGATGAAGGCCGCCGCGTTCCCGGTCATCAAGACGATCGAGGAGTTCGACGTCGCCGCCTCCTCGATCCCCCGGGCAACGTTCGACTACCTGGCCTCGCTGGAGTGGGTTCGAGCGGCGGAGAACTACTGCGCGGTCGGGCCGGCCGGCACCGGCAAGTCCCACAGCCTCATCGCGTTCGGCGTCGCCGCTATCCAGGCCGGTTACAAGGTCCGTTATTTCACCGCCGCCGAGCTGGTCGAGACGCTCTATCGGGGTCTGGCCGACAACTCCGTCGGCCGCGTGATCGAGAATCTACTGCGCGCCGATCTGGTCGTCATCGACGAGGTGGGATTCGCTCCGCTGGACGATACCGGCACCCAGTTACTGTTTCGGTTCGTCGCCGCCGCCTATGAGCGCCGCGCGCTCGGGATCGGCTCGCACTGGCCTTTCGATCAGTGGGGGCGTTTCCTGCCCGAGCACACCACCGCGGTCAGCCTGCTGGATCGGCTCCTACACCACAGCATCGTCGTGGTCACCGAGGGCGAGTCCTTCCGCATGCGACAGGCCCGCATCCGAGGCCCAGGACGACCCACCATGAAGTAG
- a CDS encoding plasmid replication, integration and excision activator — translation MALQGPIPVTFDMVFPHGCYIVGEVEPVKDFDASTNGRFVQSRDKSTGEPMWQVAVMDADPTVKPGQKTVAVKILTPVQPVPPAPMPGLPFTPVEFDHITVTPYVNGTGRLAYSIKVRAMRAPRTGSGAAPAKTPATAGKDVA, via the coding sequence ATGGCTCTACAAGGACCCATCCCCGTCACCTTCGACATGGTCTTCCCCCACGGCTGCTACATCGTCGGCGAAGTCGAACCGGTCAAGGACTTCGACGCCTCCACCAACGGCCGCTTCGTTCAGTCCCGCGACAAGTCCACCGGCGAGCCGATGTGGCAGGTCGCTGTCATGGACGCCGACCCCACCGTCAAGCCCGGACAGAAAACCGTCGCCGTCAAGATCCTCACCCCGGTTCAGCCGGTGCCGCCGGCCCCGATGCCGGGCCTGCCCTTCACCCCGGTCGAGTTCGACCACATCACCGTCACCCCCTACGTCAACGGCACTGGACGCCTGGCCTACTCCATCAAGGTCCGCGCGATGCGCGCCCCCCGCACCGGCTCCGGTGCCGCACCTGCCAAGACCCCCGCTACCGCTGGAAAGGACGTCGCCTAA
- a CDS encoding transposase has protein sequence MASKRRRFDPEFRAGAVRIVKETGKPVAQVARDLGINPYTLNNWMHMDRLAAQHGSGDQTTAPAESEQEELARLRREKTELTRELAQEKAAWEKERAELEDERDVLKRSVVLWVKEAMGR, from the coding sequence GTGGCAAGCAAAAGGCGCCGATTTGATCCGGAGTTTCGGGCGGGCGCGGTGCGCATCGTCAAGGAGACCGGCAAGCCCGTCGCGCAGGTCGCGCGGGACCTGGGAATCAACCCCTACACGCTGAACAACTGGATGCACATGGACCGGCTCGCCGCCCAGCACGGCAGCGGCGACCAGACCACGGCGCCGGCGGAGTCCGAGCAGGAAGAACTGGCCCGGCTACGGCGAGAAAAGACCGAGCTGACGCGTGAACTCGCTCAGGAGAAGGCGGCCTGGGAGAAGGAACGCGCCGAACTGGAAGACGAGCGTGATGTCCTCAAGCGCTCGGTGGTCTTGTGGGTCAAAGAGGCGATGGGCCGGTGA